In a single window of the Osmia bicornis bicornis chromosome 7, iOsmBic2.1, whole genome shotgun sequence genome:
- the LOC114873302 gene encoding protein lin-52 homolog isoform X3 has protein sequence MNVMTTEEPADQPGVNEFVAQHSPQTEPSSWASGLTPDDINQLHQLGNLSMNGLISEVKKLHDMAYQLGLEEAKEMTRGCSLMGEQPPRAEFDRGREQTTIWLPPPQRLPSSSQHPVYNYFCFVKM, from the exons ATGAACGTAATGACTACTGAAGAACCAGCAGACCAACCAG GTGTAAATGAGTTTGTTGCTCAACATTCACCACAAACTGAGCCATCATCCTGGGCTTCCGGTCTCACACCAGATGATATAAATCAGTTGCATC AATTGGGAAACTTATCAATGAATGGTTTAATATCTGAAGTAAAAAAATTACACGACATGGCCTATCAATTAGGATTGGAAGAAGCAAAAGAGATGACACGTG ggtgttcgtTAATGGGTGAGCAACCTCCGAGAGCCGAGTTCGACCGTGGTCGCGAACAAACTACTATTTGGCTACCACCCCCTCAAAGATTGCCCTCCTCATCacaacaccctgtatataattatttttgctttgtaaaaatgtaa
- the LOC114873285 gene encoding PI-PLC X domain-containing protein 1-like translates to MIRCTVYVLLLLLIAIISRILTSDIRNSSSENWQSRIGILLSPLISQSKTREIEIYWNNLNIQPGDKISLYEVHPLGSSIVVYQVTPETPNGRQSTGIYAEYVPSSNLSFVQECIKYEVAWLTQRGIKMKNCLETQPTWMKDRKHMLGNLTMSQVFLPGTHDSASYDEEAKRMNIILNFAITQDTDVLGQLIHGVRYLDIRIGRYPHTDEIWWTNHGPFYRSVPLKTVIDQVKTFLDNTEEIVIFDIHEFSIGFDNIWEHSELVSYLENQFRDYYLNHDQGWSITLNDIWSTGRRLIIGYENSWMIHDHGTVWPCVIHQWGNVRTVEDLYKYLNSIESNRTDKQRPRSAMAELTANINAILFNPFGSLRDMAYKVNLNVTNWYSTIWQYSANIVAVDFVRSSDIVEVAIKSNENRHLYCL, encoded by the exons atgattCGATGTACAGTATATGTATTATTGCTTCTTTTGATAGCGATAATTAGCAGGATTTTAACTTCTGATATTCGCAACTCATCTTCTGAGAACT GGCAATCCCGTATCGGTATACTTCTTTCGCCACTAATCTCACAATCAAAAACCCGCGAGATTGAGATTTATTGGAACAACCTAAACATCCAACCTGGCGATAAAATTTCGCTTTACGAGGTACATCCTCTCGGCTCTTCTATTGTAGTTTACCAAGTAACTCCAGAAACTCCGAATGGACGCCAAAGCACTGGAATATACGCAGAATATGTACCCAGCTCGAACCTGTCTTTCGTACAGGAATGTATAA AATACGAGGTGGCATGGTTAACTCAGAGAGGtatcaaaatgaaaaactgTTTGGAAACACAGCCGACCTGGATGAAAGACAGAAAGCATATGTTGGGTAATTTAACAATGAGCCAAGTATTCCTTCCGGGTACCCACGATTCCGCGTCCTACGACGAAGAAGCGAAGAGaatgaatataattttgaattttgccATAACACAG GATACAGATGTCCTTGGTCAACTGATACACGGTGTACGATACCTGGACATCAGAATAGGACGTTATCCACATACAGACGAAATTTGGTGGACTAACCATGGACCATTTTACCGTTCGGTTCCTTTAAAAACCGTGATTGACCAAGTTAAAACGTTCCTCGATAACACCGAAGAAATTGTGATATTCGATATTCATGAATTTTCTATTg GATTCGATAATATATGGGAACATAGCGAACTGGTGTCGTATTTGGAAAATCAATTTCGAGATTATTACCTGAATCATGACCAGGGATGGAGTATCACGTTGAACGACATCTGGTCTACAGGAAGGAGATTGATAATCGGTTATGAAAACTCGTGGATGATCCATGATCATGGTACTGTGTGGCCTTGTGTGATACATCAATGGGGCAATGTTAGGACCGTCGAGgatttgtataaatatttaaattcaattgaaaGCAACAG AACGGATAAACAGAGACCAAGGTCAGCGATGGCAGAGTTGACGGCAAATATCAACGCTATTCTGTTTAATCCATTCGGTAGCCTTCGCGATATGGCGTACAAGGTTAATTTGAATGTTACGAATTGGTACAGTACCATATGGCAGTACAGTGCCAATATTGTAGCAGTGGATTTTGTAAGGAGCAGCGATATTGTTGAGGTTGCTATCAAATCTAATGAGAACCGACATCTGTATTGTCTATGA
- the LOC114873302 gene encoding protein lin-52 homolog isoform X4, giving the protein MNVMTTEEPADQPDLICVEESLMSLEKLDRASPDLWPEQIPGVNEFVAQHSPQTEPSSWASGLTPDDINQLHQLGNLSMNGLISEVKKLHDMAYQLGLEEAKEMTRGKYLNIFKHKQ; this is encoded by the exons ATGAACGTAATGACTACTGAAGAACCAGCAGACCAACCAG ACTTAATTTGTGTGGAAGAAAGTTTAATGAGTTTAGAAAAGTTAGATAGAGCATCACCGGATTTATGGCCTGAACAAA TTCCAGGTGTAAATGAGTTTGTTGCTCAACATTCACCACAAACTGAGCCATCATCCTGGGCTTCCGGTCTCACACCAGATGATATAAATCAGTTGCATC AATTGGGAAACTTATCAATGAATGGTTTAATATCTGAAGTAAAAAAATTACACGACATGGCCTATCAATTAGGATTGGAAGAAGCAAAAGAGATGACACGTGGGAAGtacttaaatattttcaagcataaacaataa
- the LOC114873302 gene encoding protein lin-52 homolog isoform X1, protein MNVMTTEEPADQPDLICVEESLMSLEKLDRASPDLWPEQIPGVNEFVAQHSPQTEPSSWASGLTPDDINQLHQLGNLSMNGLISEVKKLHDMAYQLGLEEAKEMTRGCSLMGEQPPRAEFDRGREQTTIWLPPPQRLPSSSQHPVYNYFCFVKM, encoded by the exons ATGAACGTAATGACTACTGAAGAACCAGCAGACCAACCAG ACTTAATTTGTGTGGAAGAAAGTTTAATGAGTTTAGAAAAGTTAGATAGAGCATCACCGGATTTATGGCCTGAACAAA TTCCAGGTGTAAATGAGTTTGTTGCTCAACATTCACCACAAACTGAGCCATCATCCTGGGCTTCCGGTCTCACACCAGATGATATAAATCAGTTGCATC AATTGGGAAACTTATCAATGAATGGTTTAATATCTGAAGTAAAAAAATTACACGACATGGCCTATCAATTAGGATTGGAAGAAGCAAAAGAGATGACACGTG ggtgttcgtTAATGGGTGAGCAACCTCCGAGAGCCGAGTTCGACCGTGGTCGCGAACAAACTACTATTTGGCTACCACCCCCTCAAAGATTGCCCTCCTCATCacaacaccctgtatataattatttttgctttgtaaaaatgtaa
- the LOC114873302 gene encoding protein lin-52 homolog isoform X2, with the protein MNVMTTEEPADQPDLICVEESLMSLEKLDRASPDLWPEQSVNEFVAQHSPQTEPSSWASGLTPDDINQLHQLGNLSMNGLISEVKKLHDMAYQLGLEEAKEMTRGCSLMGEQPPRAEFDRGREQTTIWLPPPQRLPSSSQHPVYNYFCFVKM; encoded by the exons ATGAACGTAATGACTACTGAAGAACCAGCAGACCAACCAG ACTTAATTTGTGTGGAAGAAAGTTTAATGAGTTTAGAAAAGTTAGATAGAGCATCACCGGATTTATGGCCTGAACAAA GTGTAAATGAGTTTGTTGCTCAACATTCACCACAAACTGAGCCATCATCCTGGGCTTCCGGTCTCACACCAGATGATATAAATCAGTTGCATC AATTGGGAAACTTATCAATGAATGGTTTAATATCTGAAGTAAAAAAATTACACGACATGGCCTATCAATTAGGATTGGAAGAAGCAAAAGAGATGACACGTG ggtgttcgtTAATGGGTGAGCAACCTCCGAGAGCCGAGTTCGACCGTGGTCGCGAACAAACTACTATTTGGCTACCACCCCCTCAAAGATTGCCCTCCTCATCacaacaccctgtatataattatttttgctttgtaaaaatgtaa